Proteins encoded within one genomic window of Flavobacterium oreochromis:
- a CDS encoding OmpA family protein, with translation MKKIILFTVLGLSLHNGYAQERKIIKAGNHYNGLAYVDAIDTYLKVAQKGYKSKELFQRLGDSYYYNAKFIEANKWYTELFALGETIEAEYYYRYAQTLKSLEDYKKADEYMNRFYQLTSKDTRANIFNNQKDYKNIIAKNSGRFEIKAVSVNGKSSDYGTAFYGDKVLFASTRDSIGLFKTRAKWTGNSFTNLYIADKNETADDLLKAVRFSKAINSKYHEDSPVFTKDLKTVYFTRNNFNEGKVGKDDNKVVNLKIYRANLNSKGEWVNVVELPFNSDQYSVAHPALSPDEKTLYFASNMPGTYGQSDLFKVAILGENSYGTPVNLGSGINTESRETFPFITEKGVLYYSTDGQQGLGGLDIYATQLDEKGMASNLVNIGSPINGPMDDFAFIIDEKGKGFFSSNRTGGKGLDDIYSFIEKSPLNLEIQHELAGIVTNSETGEIIPGATVTLYDDKFNEIGKVLADEKGLYDFKKVPAGKKYYVRAEKDEYETKEKSVDIPNKTGKTNLPIDTAKKVRVIKEGSDLAKIFDIKIIYFDLDKSFIRSDAAVELAKILEVMKQYPTMKVDVRSHTDCRQTAAYNAKLSDRRAKETMAWLVKNGIAKDRLTGRGYGESQLVNNCACEPTNESSCTEEQHQANRRSEFIIVKM, from the coding sequence ATGAAAAAAATAATTTTATTTACCGTATTAGGATTGTCTTTGCATAATGGATATGCACAAGAGAGAAAGATCATAAAAGCAGGTAATCACTATAATGGTTTAGCATACGTCGATGCAATTGATACCTACTTAAAAGTAGCTCAAAAAGGATATAAATCAAAAGAGTTATTTCAACGTTTAGGTGATTCATATTATTACAATGCTAAATTCATAGAAGCTAATAAATGGTATACTGAATTATTCGCCTTAGGTGAAACAATAGAAGCAGAATACTATTATCGTTATGCTCAAACGCTAAAATCATTAGAAGATTATAAAAAAGCAGATGAGTATATGAATAGATTTTATCAATTAACATCAAAAGATACACGAGCTAATATCTTTAACAATCAAAAAGATTATAAAAATATTATAGCAAAGAATTCAGGACGTTTTGAGATAAAAGCAGTAAGTGTTAATGGAAAGTCTTCAGATTATGGGACAGCATTTTATGGAGATAAAGTTTTATTTGCTTCAACCCGAGACTCTATAGGTCTTTTTAAAACCCGAGCAAAATGGACAGGGAATTCATTTACCAATTTATATATTGCTGATAAAAATGAAACAGCAGATGATCTACTCAAAGCAGTACGTTTCTCAAAAGCAATCAACTCAAAATACCATGAAGATTCACCCGTTTTTACCAAAGATTTAAAGACGGTTTACTTTACCCGTAATAATTTTAATGAAGGCAAAGTAGGAAAAGACGATAACAAAGTAGTAAACTTAAAAATATATCGTGCGAACTTAAACTCCAAAGGAGAATGGGTAAATGTAGTTGAATTACCTTTTAATAGCGATCAATATAGCGTAGCCCATCCAGCATTATCACCAGATGAAAAGACTCTGTATTTTGCATCCAATATGCCAGGGACTTATGGACAATCAGATTTGTTCAAAGTAGCTATTTTAGGAGAAAATAGTTATGGAACCCCTGTTAATTTAGGAAGTGGAATTAATACAGAATCAAGAGAAACATTTCCTTTTATAACAGAAAAAGGAGTATTATATTATTCAACTGATGGTCAACAAGGACTAGGAGGCCTAGATATTTATGCTACACAATTAGATGAAAAAGGAATGGCATCTAATTTAGTAAACATTGGATCCCCAATAAATGGTCCTATGGATGACTTTGCTTTTATTATAGACGAAAAAGGAAAAGGATTCTTCTCTTCAAATCGTACAGGAGGAAAAGGTCTAGATGATATTTATAGCTTCATAGAAAAATCCCCTTTAAATTTAGAGATTCAACATGAGTTAGCAGGAATAGTTACAAATTCAGAAACAGGAGAAATAATTCCAGGAGCTACCGTAACCTTGTATGATGATAAATTTAATGAAATTGGAAAAGTTTTAGCAGATGAAAAAGGCCTTTATGATTTCAAGAAAGTACCTGCTGGTAAAAAATATTACGTAAGAGCAGAGAAAGACGAATATGAAACAAAAGAAAAATCAGTTGATATTCCAAACAAAACAGGAAAAACCAACTTGCCAATAGATACAGCTAAAAAAGTACGAGTAATAAAAGAAGGTTCAGATCTAGCAAAAATATTTGATATTAAAATCATTTATTTTGATTTAGATAAATCATTTATTCGTTCTGACGCAGCAGTAGAGCTAGCAAAAATATTAGAAGTAATGAAACAATATCCAACGATGAAAGTAGATGTTAGATCCCATACAGATTGTCGTCAAACAGCAGCATATAATGCTAAACTTTCTGATCGTAGAGCAAAAGAAACAATGGCTTGGTTAGTTAAAAATGGCATAGCCAAAGATCGTTTAACAGGACGTGGTTATGGAGAATCACAGTTAGTAAACAACTGTGCTTGCGAACCTACAAACGAATCTTCTTGTACAGAAGAACAACATCAAGCTAACAGAAGAAGCGAGTTTATTATCGTAAAAATGTAA
- a CDS encoding peptidylprolyl isomerase, with product MIMNLKQFVTTALLTLSAVGFSQNANKEVLFTIDDKPYYTDEFLRVYNKNIDLVKDESQKDLNAYLDLYVAYKLKINKANKLGLQNGMQYKNELRSYRNQLAKNYTSDIKVTKALIDEAYSRIQKEVKAAHILILCDEDATPEDTLKAYKQIQDIRNKAVVGQSFESLALQYSQDPSAKENKGNLGYFSAFRMVYPFESAAYKTKIGDVSMPVRTKFGYHLLKVQDVRENRGEVTVAHIMILKPQTKTDADITKAKNAIFDIYSKLKQGENFSTLANQFSEDKSSAPKGGTLPRFSSGQLSSDIFEDKAFELKNIGDYSEPFESQFGWHIVKLIEKFPIKKLQEMERELDVKIRKDDRSKIIISALTSKLHQKYPVKRNEKIFSEIKNTVTDAYYAGEWNMPENKKQFDQELVKIGEKTILGTNFLNELNSQQKAKLKIKPITKLVDQVYSNFIDNQLNLYYNENLEKEFPDFANIVEEYRDGLLLFDLMEKEIWNKAKQDTIGLKNYFEKNKLKYQWKNRAEIITVSSTNEEFVKKAQKLLKENLTIDQLKEKLNTKEVINVIPKKEIIEEGANPNIILKEGISKIYKEKDYFYVNKVLKVLPATQKTLEETKGKVISDYQQYLEDNWVSELKKEFKIDINNSVFEKIKTSK from the coding sequence ATGATAATGAATCTAAAACAGTTTGTAACTACTGCATTATTAACACTATCAGCTGTAGGTTTTTCACAAAATGCTAATAAAGAGGTTTTGTTTACTATTGATGATAAACCGTATTATACAGATGAATTTTTAAGGGTTTACAATAAAAATATTGATTTAGTTAAGGATGAATCTCAAAAAGATTTGAATGCTTATTTAGATTTATATGTGGCGTATAAATTAAAAATTAATAAAGCTAATAAATTAGGATTGCAAAATGGAATGCAATATAAGAATGAGTTACGCTCTTATAGAAATCAATTAGCTAAAAATTACACTTCTGATATTAAGGTTACTAAAGCGTTAATAGATGAAGCTTATTCTAGAATTCAAAAGGAAGTAAAAGCAGCACATATCCTTATTTTATGTGATGAAGATGCAACACCAGAAGATACATTAAAAGCTTATAAGCAAATTCAAGATATACGAAATAAGGCAGTTGTAGGTCAGTCTTTTGAATCATTAGCTCTTCAATATTCTCAGGATCCTTCTGCTAAAGAAAATAAAGGGAATTTAGGTTATTTTTCAGCTTTTAGAATGGTTTATCCTTTTGAATCTGCTGCCTATAAAACAAAGATAGGTGATGTTTCCATGCCTGTACGAACAAAGTTTGGATATCATTTATTAAAAGTACAAGATGTAAGAGAAAATAGAGGAGAGGTAACAGTTGCACATATAATGATCTTAAAGCCTCAAACAAAAACAGATGCAGATATAACTAAAGCTAAAAATGCAATTTTTGATATTTATTCAAAATTAAAACAAGGAGAAAATTTTTCGACTTTAGCAAATCAGTTTTCAGAAGATAAGAGTTCTGCTCCAAAAGGAGGAACTTTGCCTCGATTTAGTTCAGGTCAGTTGAGTTCAGATATTTTTGAAGATAAAGCATTTGAATTAAAAAATATAGGAGATTATTCAGAACCATTTGAAAGTCAATTTGGATGGCATATCGTTAAGCTTATTGAAAAATTTCCTATTAAGAAGTTACAAGAAATGGAGCGAGAATTAGATGTAAAAATTAGAAAAGATGACCGCTCAAAAATTATTATTTCAGCATTGACTTCTAAACTACATCAAAAATATCCTGTAAAGCGAAATGAAAAAATATTTTCAGAAATTAAAAATACCGTTACAGATGCTTATTATGCTGGAGAATGGAATATGCCTGAAAATAAAAAACAATTTGATCAGGAATTAGTGAAAATAGGAGAGAAAACTATTTTAGGAACAAATTTTCTAAATGAATTAAATTCTCAACAAAAAGCAAAATTAAAAATTAAACCTATTACAAAATTAGTAGATCAAGTATATTCTAATTTTATAGATAACCAGTTAAATCTTTATTATAATGAAAATTTAGAAAAAGAATTTCCTGATTTTGCTAATATTGTAGAAGAATATAGAGACGGCTTATTGTTATTTGATTTGATGGAAAAAGAAATTTGGAATAAAGCTAAACAAGATACAATTGGACTTAAAAATTATTTCGAAAAAAATAAATTGAAATACCAATGGAAAAATAGAGCTGAAATAATAACGGTTTCTTCTACTAATGAAGAATTTGTAAAAAAGGCTCAAAAATTATTAAAAGAAAATCTTACAATAGATCAGCTTAAAGAAAAATTAAACACAAAAGAAGTTATTAATGTTATTCCTAAGAAAGAAATAATTGAAGAAGGAGCTAATCCTAATATTATTCTAAAAGAAGGGATTTCTAAGATTTATAAGGAAAAAGACTATTTTTACGTTAATAAAGTTCTAAAAGTATTACCTGCTACACAAAAAACATTAGAAGAAACAAAAGGAAAAGTAATTAGTGATTACCAACAATATTTAGAAGATAATTGGGTTTCAGAACTCAAAAAAGAATTTAAAATAGATATAAATAATAGTGTTTTTGAGAAAATAAAAACATCTAAATAA
- a CDS encoding peptidylprolyl isomerase — protein MKLIQKVSVFLTLFIAVFSTTAQKTKVDGVVGVVGDYIILDSDIDKTYIELKQQGINTKEISRCQMLGKLLEDKLYAHQAVQDSIVVTDSEVNQKLEEQLDYAKQQLGSIEKVVEYYRKSSEQDLRTELFDIIKSNKLTAEMQKKIVDRVTITPEEVRDFYKKIPKEELPVFGAEMQLAQIVVKPEITKEGKQAVIDQLKSLKKDVLENGASFFTKAVLYSEDPGSKNNGGYYKMNRKTQFVKEFKDVAFALQEGEISEPFETEFGYHIIQLEKIKGQDLELRHIVIAPKASDKSVKEAKEKAEKIRTRILNKELTFAQAARQFSDEKETKNDGGVLINPKTQDTRFELTKMDPSIYGVVANLKDGEISYPITDEDRTGAKFFKIMTVTNRFEEHTADYAKDYLRLKELALKEKQLKEIAKWSTDKIKETHIKINGEYRDCKFTNNWLKK, from the coding sequence ATGAAATTAATTCAAAAAGTAAGTGTTTTTCTAACTTTATTCATAGCCGTTTTTTCGACTACTGCTCAAAAAACAAAAGTAGATGGTGTAGTTGGAGTAGTAGGAGACTACATAATTTTAGATTCTGATATTGATAAAACATATATTGAACTAAAACAGCAAGGAATTAATACAAAGGAAATTTCCCGTTGTCAGATGTTAGGTAAACTATTAGAAGATAAATTATATGCACATCAAGCTGTTCAAGATAGTATTGTAGTAACAGATTCAGAAGTAAATCAAAAATTAGAAGAACAGCTGGATTATGCAAAACAACAATTGGGGTCAATAGAAAAAGTAGTTGAATATTATAGAAAATCTAGTGAACAAGATTTAAGAACAGAATTATTTGATATCATAAAATCAAATAAATTGACAGCAGAAATGCAAAAAAAAATTGTAGATCGTGTGACCATTACACCTGAAGAAGTTCGGGATTTTTATAAAAAAATCCCAAAAGAAGAATTACCTGTTTTTGGTGCTGAGATGCAATTAGCGCAAATCGTAGTTAAACCTGAAATTACAAAAGAAGGAAAACAAGCCGTTATAGATCAACTAAAATCATTAAAAAAAGATGTTTTAGAAAACGGAGCTAGTTTCTTTACTAAAGCAGTTTTATATTCAGAAGATCCTGGTTCAAAAAACAATGGAGGGTATTATAAAATGAACCGTAAAACCCAATTTGTAAAAGAATTTAAAGACGTAGCCTTTGCTTTACAAGAAGGAGAAATATCAGAGCCTTTTGAAACAGAATTTGGATATCATATTATTCAATTAGAAAAAATAAAAGGACAAGATTTAGAATTACGTCATATCGTAATTGCTCCTAAAGCTTCTGATAAATCCGTAAAAGAAGCAAAAGAAAAAGCAGAAAAAATTAGAACACGTATCTTAAATAAAGAATTAACCTTTGCTCAAGCAGCTCGTCAGTTTTCAGATGAAAAAGAAACTAAAAATGATGGAGGTGTTTTAATAAATCCAAAAACACAAGATACTCGTTTTGAGTTGACAAAAATGGACCCTTCCATTTATGGAGTAGTCGCAAATTTAAAAGATGGTGAAATATCATATCCTATTACAGATGAAGATAGAACAGGTGCTAAGTTTTTTAAAATAATGACAGTAACAAATCGTTTTGAGGAACATACCGCTGATTATGCTAAAGATTATTTGCGTTTAAAAGAATTAGCATTAAAAGAAAAGCAATTAAAAGAAATTGCAAAATGGAGTACTGATAAGATAAAAGAAACACATATTAAAATTAATGGAGAATATCGTGATTGTAAATTCACCAATAATTGGTTGAAAAAATAA
- a CDS encoding AAA family ATPase yields the protein MSDVAAIERLVQKQKELKAEIAKIIVGQEEVINQIVLSIFSGGHALLVGVPGLAKTLMVNTISQALGLDFKRIQFTPDLMPSDILGSEILDESRNFKFIKGPIFSNIILADEINRTPPKTQAALLEAMQEKSVTVAGHHYKLDLPFFVLATQNPIEQEGTYPLPEAQLDRFMFAIKLNYPTFAEEVLVVKSTTSDFKVNINSLFTPNEIIEFQHLIRRIPVTDHLIEYAVTLVSKTRPDNSLAPDLVKNYIDWGAGPRASQNLILAAKSHAALNGKYSPDIEDVQAVATGILRHRIVKNYKADAEGITEESIIQKLF from the coding sequence ATGTCAGACGTAGCAGCTATAGAACGATTAGTTCAAAAACAAAAAGAATTAAAAGCTGAAATTGCAAAAATTATAGTAGGTCAAGAAGAAGTAATTAATCAAATTGTATTAAGTATTTTTTCAGGAGGTCACGCATTATTAGTAGGTGTGCCAGGATTGGCTAAAACTTTGATGGTAAATACTATTTCGCAAGCTTTAGGATTAGATTTTAAACGTATTCAGTTTACACCTGATTTAATGCCTTCAGATATATTAGGAAGTGAAATTTTAGATGAATCTAGGAATTTTAAATTTATAAAAGGCCCTATTTTTTCCAATATAATTTTGGCAGATGAGATTAATCGTACACCTCCTAAAACACAGGCCGCTTTATTAGAAGCTATGCAAGAAAAATCAGTTACGGTTGCAGGTCATCATTATAAATTAGACCTTCCTTTCTTTGTGTTAGCAACTCAAAATCCTATAGAGCAAGAAGGGACTTACCCCTTGCCAGAAGCACAATTAGACCGTTTTATGTTTGCTATTAAATTAAACTATCCAACCTTTGCAGAGGAAGTTTTAGTTGTAAAAAGTACTACTTCCGATTTTAAAGTAAATATAAATTCATTATTTACACCAAACGAAATAATTGAATTCCAGCATTTGATTCGTAGAATTCCAGTTACAGATCATCTAATAGAATATGCTGTAACCTTAGTTTCTAAGACACGACCAGATAATTCCTTAGCTCCTGATTTAGTTAAAAATTACATTGATTGGGGAGCAGGACCACGTGCTTCACAAAATTTAATTTTAGCAGCTAAATCACATGCCGCTTTGAATGGTAAATATAGTCCTGATATAGAGGATGTTCAAGCAGTAGCAACTGGTATTCTTCGTCATCGTATAGTAAAAAATTATAAAGCAGATGCAGAAGGAATTACCGAAGAAAGTATTATTCAAAAATTATTTTAA
- a CDS encoding carboxylesterase family protein — translation MRWIGIIIALFFLSFQEKPKKIEAVKGKTSYPFWVQAPKEGEKLPLLLFLHGKSLSGTDLNRVKRYGVLRAIERGRKVDAVVMAPQLAKGAWNPDKVLELIQYAKENYPVDASRIYVCGMSLGGYGTLHFAGKYPNELTAAVAICGGGNITDSFNLAQLPLWIIHGAKDFIVPLRESSKVYEAIKKCMPEADATFTIEPNGNHGSVERYFHKDVFYDWLFKYIKDKK, via the coding sequence ATGAGATGGATAGGGATAATTATAGCTCTGTTTTTTTTATCTTTTCAAGAAAAACCTAAAAAAATTGAAGCCGTTAAAGGAAAAACATCCTATCCTTTTTGGGTACAAGCACCCAAAGAAGGAGAAAAACTACCTTTGTTGCTTTTCTTACATGGTAAAAGCCTTTCCGGAACTGATTTGAATCGAGTAAAAAGATACGGTGTTCTAAGAGCTATAGAGAGAGGTAGAAAAGTAGATGCAGTAGTTATGGCACCACAATTAGCTAAAGGAGCTTGGAATCCTGATAAAGTATTAGAACTAATTCAATATGCAAAAGAAAATTATCCAGTAGATGCCAGTAGAATATATGTTTGTGGAATGAGTTTAGGAGGGTATGGAACTTTGCATTTTGCAGGAAAATATCCTAATGAATTAACTGCAGCTGTTGCTATATGTGGAGGAGGTAATATTACAGATAGTTTTAATTTGGCCCAACTTCCTTTGTGGATTATTCATGGAGCAAAAGATTTTATAGTACCACTAAGAGAGTCCTCAAAAGTTTATGAAGCTATTAAAAAATGTATGCCCGAAGCAGATGCTACTTTTACTATAGAACCTAATGGAAATCACGGAAGTGTAGAACGTTATTTTCATAAAGATGTATTTTATGATTGGTTATTTAAATACATAAAAGACAAAAAATAA
- a CDS encoding C40 family peptidase codes for MNFQKKVIYSFLWFSISVFGQEKLKHKVVSGESVYSIAQKYNVKQSEIIELNPKAKKTLQLNMILEIPTSKIKNKESEVVLVEHEVLTKETLYSLSKKYNTTIEKIKELNPNIESQGLKIGEHIKISTQQNIEGLNAKAEKPKKKKKEEIVISEQQPIISPDLNNTVELIHEVQIKETKYGISRKYGISITELEALNPHIKNSLGIGDKLVIKAKIIPENTPLVGIESKMPNSTKEILLAQDKKDQEKDNQKEEKDVQLIKQPQKIIPVPSKSGQIKIVEIKPQIEEENTDELIIESEAVQPEMPITVVAPLSEENMSKAEFLITKASENIGARYRSGSTGNGGFDCSGLMFATFKNIEMTLPRSSREMAQRAGVRIDRNQAQKGDLIFLLQEVEE; via the coding sequence ATGAATTTTCAGAAAAAAGTAATATATAGTTTTTTGTGGTTCTCAATCAGTGTTTTTGGACAAGAAAAACTAAAGCATAAGGTCGTGAGCGGTGAGTCAGTTTATAGTATTGCTCAAAAATACAATGTTAAGCAAAGTGAAATCATAGAGCTAAATCCAAAGGCAAAAAAAACATTACAACTCAATATGATTTTAGAAATACCAACTTCTAAAATTAAAAATAAAGAATCTGAAGTTGTATTGGTAGAACATGAAGTATTGACTAAAGAAACATTGTATAGTCTTTCTAAAAAATACAATACTACTATAGAAAAAATAAAAGAACTGAATCCTAATATTGAATCCCAAGGTCTAAAAATAGGAGAACATATAAAGATTTCAACCCAACAAAACATAGAGGGTTTAAATGCAAAAGCTGAAAAACCAAAGAAAAAGAAAAAAGAAGAAATAGTTATTTCAGAACAGCAACCAATCATTTCTCCAGATTTAAATAATACAGTAGAATTAATTCATGAAGTGCAAATTAAAGAAACAAAATACGGTATTTCAAGAAAGTATGGGATTTCAATTACAGAATTAGAAGCACTAAATCCTCATATTAAAAATAGTTTAGGAATAGGAGATAAGCTGGTTATAAAGGCAAAAATAATACCTGAAAATACACCTCTTGTAGGCATAGAATCAAAGATGCCAAATTCAACAAAAGAAATTTTATTAGCACAAGATAAAAAAGATCAAGAGAAAGATAATCAAAAAGAAGAAAAGGATGTTCAATTAATAAAGCAACCTCAAAAAATAATCCCTGTTCCGTCTAAGAGTGGGCAAATTAAAATTGTAGAAATAAAACCTCAAATTGAAGAAGAAAATACAGATGAACTAATTATTGAATCGGAAGCAGTACAGCCAGAAATGCCTATTACAGTAGTAGCTCCTTTGTCAGAGGAAAATATGTCTAAGGCAGAATTTTTAATAACTAAAGCATCTGAAAATATAGGAGCGCGATATCGTAGTGGTTCTACAGGAAATGGCGGTTTTGATTGTTCTGGTTTAATGTTTGCAACCTTTAAAAATATAGAAATGACTTTGCCTCGATCGTCAAGAGAAATGGCGCAAAGAGCAGGTGTTCGTATTGATAGAAATCAAGCACAAAAAGGTGATTTAATCTTTTTGCTACAAGAGGTAGAGGAGTAG